In a genomic window of Maricaulis maris MCS10:
- a CDS encoding copper-binding protein, which yields MITLIAASALFFTTVDHHDQPGHDGNHHAQTEASSTVAAEVRTADADGRTAVVSHEALTELGMSAMTMRFSVAETVDFDLFRPGAHLMITVVNTADGFQIADAELSHH from the coding sequence ATGATCACGCTTATTGCCGCGTCTGCCCTGTTTTTCACCACAGTCGACCACCATGATCAGCCTGGCCACGATGGAAACCATCACGCGCAAACCGAGGCCAGCTCAACGGTTGCAGCGGAAGTGCGGACAGCAGACGCTGATGGGCGCACTGCTGTCGTCAGTCATGAAGCTCTCACCGAGCTGGGCATGTCGGCCATGACGATGCGCTTCTCTGTAGCTGAGACCGTGGATTTCGATCTCTTCCGGCCAGGTGCACACCTGATGATTACCGTCGTGAATACGGCGGACGGGTTCCAGATCGCTGACGCCGAATTATCACACCACTGA